In a genomic window of Flavobacterium crassostreae:
- the nadE gene encoding NAD(+) synthase, translating to MPKKSTLNLEKVTTQIVNWLKSYAENANVNGFVIGISGGVDSAVTSTLCAQTGLDVLCLEMPIHQHESHVNRGKEHIAFLKKNYPNVSSTTADLTTTFETFKTQVPSEGVPESKLNLTLANTRARLRMTTLYYFAGIHGLLVAGTGNKVEDFGVGFYTKYGDGGVDLSPIADLMKSDVFALGAYLKIPESILRAAPSDGLFGEDRSDEDQLGASYDELEWAMEMDQNKASMENFSEREKVVFAIYKRLNKMNQHKINPIPICVINRN from the coding sequence ATGCCTAAAAAAAGTACTCTCAACCTTGAAAAAGTAACTACTCAAATTGTAAATTGGTTAAAGAGCTATGCCGAAAACGCAAACGTTAACGGATTTGTTATCGGAATATCCGGAGGAGTAGACTCTGCCGTTACCTCTACACTTTGTGCTCAAACGGGTTTAGACGTTTTGTGCCTAGAGATGCCAATCCACCAGCATGAAAGCCACGTAAATAGAGGCAAAGAACACATTGCTTTTTTGAAAAAAAACTATCCTAATGTGTCTAGCACCACCGCAGATCTAACCACTACTTTTGAGACTTTTAAAACCCAAGTGCCAAGCGAAGGTGTTCCTGAAAGCAAACTAAACCTAACCCTAGCCAACACTAGGGCGAGATTGCGCATGACTACGTTGTATTATTTTGCAGGAATACACGGATTGTTAGTTGCTGGAACAGGCAATAAGGTAGAAGACTTTGGTGTAGGATTTTATACTAAATATGGAGATGGTGGCGTAGACTTAAGCCCTATTGCAGATTTAATGAAATCGGACGTATTTGCTTTAGGGGCATATTTAAAAATTCCAGAATCTATCCTGAGAGCCGCACCCTCAGATGGCTTGTTTGGAGAAGACAGATCAGACGAAGACCAATTGGGTGCTAGTTATGATGAATTAGAGTGGGCAATGGAAATGGACCAAAACAAAGCCAGCATGGAGAATTTTTCTGAAAGAGAAAAAGTTGTTTTTGCTATCTATAAGCGACTAAACAAAATGAATCAACATAAGATAAATCCGATACCAATATGCGTAATTAATCGGAATTAA
- the secG gene encoding preprotein translocase subunit SecG, translated as MSTFSIFLVLITIVCFLLIVVIMVQNPKGGGLSSTLGGSTQMGGVQKTTDFLDKSTWTLATILIALILLSSLSFTGTLSDTDSKIIDNTQVATPAAPVQNTPAPATPAK; from the coding sequence ATGAGCACATTTTCAATTTTTTTAGTTTTGATCACAATAGTTTGTTTTCTATTAATAGTAGTCATTATGGTTCAAAACCCTAAAGGCGGTGGATTATCCTCTACATTAGGTGGTTCTACTCAAATGGGTGGCGTACAAAAAACGACCGACTTTTTGGACAAAAGTACCTGGACACTAGCTACTATTTTAATTGCACTTATTTTATTATCTAGTTTAAGTTTTACCGGAACATTAAGCGACACCGATTCTAAAATTATTGACAATACCCAAGTTGCTACACCTGCAGCACCAGTACAAAACACTCCTGCTCCAGCTACACCAGCAAAATAA
- a CDS encoding LptE family protein gives MKNSYLIIALTLLFALSGCSVYNFTGTGKIDAKTFQVNFFQNNAELIEPGIDRTFTLALQDLIQNQTNLNLVKTAGDLTYEGEIVSYRVSPMTATADQQASQNRLNIRINVRFSNQKKETDDFERTFEFYYDYPAAQQLTGAPLDAALKEIFDRITQDIFNESLAKW, from the coding sequence ATGAAAAACAGCTATTTAATCATTGCCCTAACCTTGCTTTTTGCCTTGAGCGGATGCTCGGTTTATAACTTTACAGGAACCGGAAAAATTGATGCAAAAACATTTCAGGTCAATTTTTTTCAAAACAATGCCGAATTAATAGAACCCGGAATAGACCGAACCTTTACCTTGGCATTACAGGATCTTATCCAAAACCAAACCAACCTAAACTTAGTTAAAACAGCGGGAGATTTAACCTACGAAGGCGAAATTGTAAGTTATAGAGTAAGCCCGATGACTGCAACAGCAGACCAGCAAGCTTCCCAAAATCGATTAAATATCCGAATAAACGTTCGGTTTTCTAACCAAAAAAAAGAAACCGATGATTTTGAAAGAACCTTTGAGTTTTATTATGACTATCCGGCCGCACAACAGCTAACAGGAGCTCCTCTAGATGCTGCACTAAAAGAGATTTTTGACCGGATTACACAAGATATATTTAATGAATCACTTGCTAAGTGGTAA
- a CDS encoding response regulator transcription factor codes for MIKVCLADNYPVVHYGVKSYFKDHAEIAIAANVGSFSMIRDILLTKEIDVLLLDLELEGLASIFEVKSILKSFPKTKIIIFSGLSEQIYAPNAIKAGASGFVHKREKLETLGHSIIKVHQGTIIINETVKKNLALIAKQSKSDRLYRKLSNREVEVLRYLSDGKKNHEIATILNLNEKTISTYKLRLLTKLNVTNLVDLVNKAKTLEIV; via the coding sequence ATGATAAAAGTTTGTTTAGCCGATAACTATCCCGTAGTGCATTATGGAGTAAAATCTTACTTTAAAGACCATGCTGAAATTGCCATAGCTGCCAATGTAGGCAGTTTTTCAATGATTAGAGACATACTCTTGACCAAAGAAATAGACGTATTGCTTTTAGATTTAGAATTAGAAGGTCTGGCGAGTATTTTTGAGGTAAAATCCATTTTAAAAAGTTTTCCTAAAACTAAAATAATTATCTTCAGTGGTCTTTCGGAACAAATTTATGCTCCAAACGCTATTAAAGCAGGCGCCTCTGGATTTGTCCATAAAAGAGAAAAACTAGAAACCTTAGGGCACTCTATTATTAAAGTACACCAAGGAACTATTATTATTAATGAAACCGTTAAGAAAAACTTAGCCTTGATTGCCAAACAAAGCAAAAGCGACCGTTTGTATCGCAAACTATCCAATCGAGAAGTGGAAGTTTTGCGCTATTTGAGTGATGGCAAAAAAAACCATGAAATTGCTACCATTTTAAATCTTAACGAAAAAACGATCAGTACCTATAAGTTGCGCTTGTTGACCAAATTGAACGTAACCAATTTAGTAGATCTAGTCAATAAAGCAAAAACGTTAGAAATAGTTTAA
- the gldC gene encoding gliding motility protein GldC has product MSDKNRSEIKFLVELDTNRVPEKLLWSAKDGGVELEEAKAIMLSVWDSKAKESMRIDLWTKEMPVDEMKIFFHQTLVAMSDTFHRATGDEKMAATMKDFCDYFAEKLELTSK; this is encoded by the coding sequence ATGTCAGATAAAAATAGATCCGAAATTAAATTTTTAGTAGAATTAGATACTAACCGAGTACCCGAAAAACTACTTTGGTCTGCCAAAGATGGAGGCGTAGAGTTAGAAGAAGCCAAGGCTATTATGCTTTCGGTTTGGGACAGCAAAGCCAAGGAGAGCATGCGTATTGACTTATGGACCAAAGAAATGCCAGTGGACGAAATGAAGATTTTCTTTCACCAAACATTAGTTGCAATGTCTGATACGTTTCATAGAGCAACGGGCGATGAAAAAATGGCAGCTACCATGAAAGATTTTTGCGATTATTTTGCAGAAAAATTAGAATTAACTAGTAAGTAA
- the groL gene encoding chaperonin GroEL (60 kDa chaperone family; promotes refolding of misfolded polypeptides especially under stressful conditions; forms two stacked rings of heptamers to form a barrel-shaped 14mer; ends can be capped by GroES; misfolded proteins enter the barrel where they are refolded when GroES binds), protein MAKDIKFDIEARDGLKRGVDALANAVKVTLGPKGRNVIIGKSFGGPNVTKDGVTVAKEIELKDPLENMGAQMVKEVASKTNDLAGDGTTTATVLAQAIVKEGLKNVAAGANPMDLKRGIDKAVEAIVADLAKQSKVVGTDSDKIKQIASISANNDEVIGELIATAFAKVGKEGVITVEEAKGTDTYVDVVEGMQFDRGYLSPYFVTNSEKMEVELENPYILLYDKKVSSLKELLPVLEPVAQSGKPLLIIAEDVDGEALSTLVVNKLRGALKIAAVKAPGFGDRRKAMLEDIAILTGGTVISEERGYTLENTTLEMLGTAKKVTIDKDNSTIVSGAGEADMIKNRVNQIKGQMEATTSDYDKEKLQERLAKLAGGVAVLYVGAASEVEMKEKKDRVDDALHATRAAVEEGIVAGGGVALLRAKATLSSIIAENADEATGIQIISRAVEAPLRTIVENAGLEGSVVVAKVAEGSGDFGYNAKTNEYVDMLKAGIIDPKKVTRVALENAASVSGMILTTECALIDIKEESPAGGMPMGGGMPGMM, encoded by the coding sequence ATGGCAAAAGATATAAAATTTGATATTGAAGCTCGCGACGGATTAAAACGCGGTGTAGACGCATTAGCAAATGCAGTAAAAGTAACTTTAGGACCTAAAGGACGTAACGTAATTATTGGAAAATCATTTGGTGGCCCTAATGTAACCAAAGATGGAGTTACGGTAGCCAAAGAAATTGAATTGAAAGACCCATTAGAAAACATGGGAGCTCAAATGGTTAAAGAAGTAGCCTCTAAAACGAATGACTTAGCTGGAGATGGTACTACAACTGCTACCGTTTTGGCACAAGCAATCGTAAAAGAAGGTCTAAAAAACGTTGCTGCAGGTGCAAACCCTATGGATCTAAAACGCGGAATTGACAAAGCAGTCGAAGCCATTGTAGCAGATCTAGCGAAACAATCTAAAGTAGTTGGTACAGACTCAGACAAGATCAAACAAATTGCTTCTATCTCTGCAAATAATGACGAAGTTATTGGAGAGTTAATCGCTACGGCTTTTGCCAAAGTAGGAAAAGAAGGTGTTATCACGGTTGAAGAAGCTAAAGGAACAGACACCTACGTAGATGTAGTGGAAGGAATGCAATTTGACAGAGGATACCTTTCTCCGTATTTTGTAACCAACTCTGAAAAAATGGAAGTAGAGCTTGAAAATCCTTACATCCTTTTGTATGACAAAAAAGTATCTTCTTTAAAAGAATTACTACCGGTATTGGAGCCAGTGGCACAATCTGGAAAACCATTGTTAATCATTGCCGAAGATGTTGATGGAGAAGCATTATCTACCTTAGTAGTAAACAAATTGCGTGGTGCTCTAAAAATTGCAGCTGTAAAAGCACCTGGATTTGGAGACCGAAGAAAAGCAATGCTAGAGGATATTGCTATCTTAACCGGTGGAACTGTGATCTCTGAAGAAAGAGGATACACTCTTGAAAACACAACTCTAGAAATGCTTGGTACCGCCAAAAAAGTAACTATTGACAAAGACAACTCTACCATTGTAAGTGGTGCTGGCGAAGCAGACATGATCAAAAATAGAGTAAACCAAATCAAAGGTCAAATGGAGGCTACAACCTCTGATTATGACAAAGAAAAACTACAAGAACGTTTGGCTAAATTAGCCGGTGGTGTTGCAGTACTTTATGTAGGAGCAGCCTCTGAGGTAGAAATGAAAGAGAAAAAAGACCGTGTGGACGATGCCTTACATGCTACTCGTGCCGCTGTCGAAGAAGGTATTGTTGCTGGTGGAGGAGTTGCGCTATTGAGAGCCAAAGCTACCCTAAGCAGCATTATCGCAGAAAATGCAGACGAAGCTACTGGAATACAAATTATCTCTCGCGCTGTAGAAGCTCCCTTAAGAACTATTGTTGAAAATGCAGGTCTTGAAGGCTCTGTAGTTGTTGCAAAAGTTGCCGAAGGATCTGGAGATTTTGGATACAATGCCAAAACAAATGAGTACGTAGATATGTTAAAAGCAGGAATTATTGATCCTAAAAAAGTAACGCGTGTAGCTCTTGAAAATGCTGCTTCGGTTTCTGGAATGATCCTAACCACAGAATGTGCTTTGATTGATATTAAAGAAGAAAGTCCAGCTGGCGGTATGCCAATGGGAGGCGGTATGCCAGGAATGATGTAA
- a CDS encoding tetratricopeptide repeat protein: protein MNVSNYICLLNKPDIVTEQNVLELGSVLDEFPYFQSARALRLKGLYDLNSFKYNYALKVTAAHTTDRTILFDFITSDNFTIIPNPSQDQKEPATQDTVTKSSRIVPDAAAVVTKKETLEQVLETSIKKAASVTLQKEAQIATQNLAIGQPLDFTTKEKHSFQEWLQLSKTKPISRPETLKTNTLRPEELEEKKKQALLIDQFIQTSPKISPVKQGVSPVVQIDINKDESSYLMTETLAKVYLEQKKYQKAIQAYDILILKYPEKSSFFADRISDIKILQQNNN from the coding sequence ATGAATGTATCCAATTATATTTGCTTGCTTAATAAGCCAGATATTGTAACCGAGCAAAATGTACTGGAATTAGGCTCTGTTTTAGACGAGTTTCCGTATTTTCAAAGTGCTAGAGCCTTGCGGCTAAAAGGGCTTTATGACCTAAATAGTTTTAAATATAATTATGCCCTAAAAGTTACTGCAGCACACACCACCGATAGAACCATTTTATTTGATTTTATTACCTCGGATAACTTTACCATTATTCCAAATCCATCTCAGGACCAAAAAGAACCTGCAACTCAAGACACAGTAACAAAAAGTAGCCGTATTGTCCCTGATGCTGCTGCGGTTGTCACCAAAAAAGAAACCCTAGAACAGGTTTTGGAAACCTCAATCAAAAAAGCCGCTAGTGTGACACTCCAAAAAGAAGCCCAAATAGCTACTCAAAACCTAGCCATTGGACAACCTCTTGATTTTACAACCAAGGAAAAACATTCTTTTCAGGAATGGCTGCAATTATCCAAAACCAAACCCATTAGCAGACCCGAGACTTTAAAAACAAATACACTTAGGCCAGAAGAGCTAGAAGAAAAAAAGAAGCAAGCCTTATTAATTGATCAATTTATACAAACCAGTCCTAAAATTTCTCCTGTAAAACAAGGGGTTAGTCCGGTGGTACAAATAGACATCAATAAAGACGAAAGCTCGTATTTGATGACCGAAACACTAGCCAAGGTATATTTGGAACAAAAAAAATATCAGAAAGCCATACAAGCATATGATATATTAATTTTGAAATATCCAGAAAAAAGTAGTTTCTTTGCAGACCGTATCTCGGATATTAAGATTTTACAACAAAATAATAATTAA
- a CDS encoding sigma-54 interaction domain-containing protein, protein MESVQNIKQRFEIIGNDPKLNRAIEKAIQVAPTDISVLVVGESGVGKESIPKIIHSLSHRKHGKYIAVNCGAIPEGTIDSELFGHEKGAFTGATSTREGYFEVADGGTIFLDEVGELPLTTQVRLLRVLENGEFIKVGSSQVQKTDVRIVAATNVNLFEAIEKGKFREDLYYRLSTVDILLPPLRERKEDIHLLFRKFAADFAHKYKMPPLKLDEGAVQVLQKFRWSGNIRQLRNVAEQLSVLETTRDITAAALQLYLPQEGSNLPSVIKNKKEDSDFSTERDILYKVLFDMKSDLNDLKKLTLELMKNGSNKTQDINPNLIQKIYGSKESDSEIDYEETPRTSLLSAAATKEEAYQETEENYLFAETIEEEEILRLEQKEIEMIKKSLEKNKGKRKATADELGISERTLYRKIKQFDL, encoded by the coding sequence ATGGAGTCTGTTCAAAATATAAAACAACGATTTGAGATTATTGGTAACGATCCAAAGCTAAATCGCGCCATTGAAAAAGCAATTCAGGTAGCCCCTACAGATATTTCTGTTTTGGTAGTTGGCGAGAGTGGTGTTGGAAAAGAAAGTATTCCTAAAATAATCCACTCCTTATCGCACCGAAAACACGGAAAATACATTGCCGTAAACTGTGGCGCCATACCCGAAGGAACCATAGACAGCGAATTGTTTGGGCACGAAAAAGGCGCTTTTACAGGAGCCACAAGTACTCGTGAGGGGTATTTTGAAGTGGCAGATGGCGGCACTATTTTTTTGGACGAAGTAGGAGAATTGCCATTAACCACTCAAGTAAGACTCCTACGGGTGTTAGAAAACGGCGAGTTTATAAAAGTAGGATCCTCACAGGTTCAAAAAACAGATGTCAGAATTGTGGCTGCCACCAATGTCAATTTGTTTGAAGCCATTGAAAAAGGCAAATTCAGAGAAGACCTTTACTACCGCCTAAGCACCGTAGATATTTTATTACCTCCGTTGCGAGAAAGAAAAGAAGACATCCATTTGCTGTTCCGAAAATTTGCCGCAGACTTTGCTCATAAGTACAAAATGCCTCCTTTAAAGTTGGACGAAGGCGCAGTTCAGGTTTTGCAAAAATTTCGCTGGAGCGGAAACATACGACAATTGCGTAATGTTGCAGAACAGCTCTCCGTTTTAGAAACCACCAGAGACATTACCGCTGCCGCACTACAGTTGTATTTGCCCCAAGAAGGAAGCAATCTGCCTTCGGTAATTAAAAACAAAAAAGAAGATAGCGATTTTAGCACGGAACGAGACATTCTATACAAAGTACTTTTTGACATGAAGAGTGATTTGAATGATTTAAAAAAACTAACCTTAGAGTTGATGAAAAATGGGTCCAATAAAACCCAGGACATCAATCCCAATCTAATCCAGAAAATATACGGCTCTAAAGAAAGTGATAGCGAAATTGATTACGAAGAAACGCCCAGAACCTCCTTGTTATCTGCAGCAGCCACCAAAGAAGAAGCATACCAAGAAACCGAAGAAAATTATCTTTTTGCCGAAACCATCGAAGAAGAAGAAATCTTGCGCTTAGAGCAAAAAGAAATTGAAATGATCAAAAAATCATTAGAAAAAAACAAAGGAAAACGAAAAGCAACCGCGGATGAATTAGGCATATCCGAACGAACCTTGTACCGAAAAATCAAACAATTTGATCTCTAA
- the gldB gene encoding gliding motility lipoprotein GldB, whose protein sequence is MKLYIYTALLSLIFVSCGKKDKMEQEIAQIPVTVEVVRFDKIFFETPPKDLEQVKQEFPYFFPKSEPDAVWLEKMTDPQWRELYQEVQKKYADIEPVKKDIRTWMQHVKYYFPKTKTPKLLTVISEMDYNNKAIYADSLVVVALEMYLGKEHRFYQFPDYIKQNFEERQILPDVVSSFSKTKIAPENNKNFLSRMILAGKELYLKDLLLPEYSDSEKIGYTPEQIKWCQENEEYMWRYFIEKEMLYNEDHKLNSRFINPAPFSKFYLEIDNESPGRVGAWIGWQIVRSYSNNNEVSLQQLLDTNAKELFEKSKYKPKK, encoded by the coding sequence ATGAAACTATATATTTATACCGCGTTGCTGTCTTTGATTTTTGTTTCCTGTGGGAAAAAAGATAAAATGGAGCAGGAGATTGCGCAAATACCCGTAACGGTAGAGGTAGTGCGCTTTGATAAAATATTTTTTGAAACTCCGCCCAAAGATTTAGAACAAGTAAAACAAGAGTTTCCTTATTTCTTTCCAAAATCAGAGCCCGATGCTGTTTGGTTAGAAAAAATGACAGATCCACAATGGCGAGAATTGTACCAAGAGGTACAAAAAAAATATGCAGATATAGAACCCGTCAAAAAAGACATCCGTACTTGGATGCAACATGTAAAGTACTATTTCCCTAAGACCAAAACGCCTAAATTGCTTACGGTTATCTCGGAAATGGACTACAACAATAAGGCAATTTATGCCGATAGTTTGGTGGTAGTTGCTCTAGAGATGTATTTAGGCAAAGAACATCGGTTTTATCAATTCCCGGATTATATCAAGCAAAATTTCGAAGAAAGACAAATCCTGCCCGATGTAGTTTCGAGTTTTTCGAAAACAAAAATAGCGCCAGAGAATAACAAGAACTTTTTGTCTAGGATGATCCTTGCCGGAAAAGAACTGTATTTGAAAGACCTATTGCTTCCAGAGTATTCTGATTCCGAAAAAATAGGGTACACCCCAGAGCAAATCAAATGGTGTCAAGAAAACGAAGAATACATGTGGCGTTATTTTATTGAAAAAGAAATGCTTTATAACGAAGACCATAAATTAAATTCTCGTTTTATAAACCCAGCGCCTTTCTCTAAGTTTTATTTAGAAATAGATAATGAATCTCCAGGGCGTGTTGGAGCTTGGATTGGATGGCAAATTGTACGTTCTTATAGTAATAATAATGAAGTTTCTTTGCAGCAATTGTTGGATACAAATGCAAAAGAATTATTTGAAAAATCAAAATATAAACCCAAAAAGTAA
- the miaB gene encoding tRNA (N6-isopentenyl adenosine(37)-C2)-methylthiotransferase MiaB, with amino-acid sequence MEKIIEEDKQGQALVLDNKSGNTKKLFIESYGCAMNFSDSEIVASILSENGYNTTQILEEADLVLVNTCSIRDKAEQTVRKRLEKYNAVKRSNPKMKVGVLGCMAERLKSQFLEEEKIVDLVVGPDAYKDLPNLLSEVEEGRDAINVILSKDETYGDISPVRLMSNGITALVSITRGCDNMCTFCVVPFTRGRERSREPQSILSEIQDLWNKGFKEITLLGQNVDSYLWYGGGLKKDFATASDMQKATAVDFDQLLEMVAVGFPKMRIRFSTSNPQDMHESVLHVIAKHNNICKHIHLPVQSGSNRILKEMNRLHTREQYMNLIDKIRSIIPNCSISQDMIAGFPTETEQDHQDTLSLMEYVKYNFGYMYSYSERPGTLAGRKMEDDVTDAIKARRLQEIVDLQQKHAWARSEEFIGQTVEVLVEKVSKKSAEEFSGRNSQSITVVFPKEKYKIGDFVKVTITSCTSGTLKGKAVGWSDMN; translated from the coding sequence ATGGAAAAGATTATTGAAGAAGACAAACAAGGCCAAGCGCTTGTTTTAGATAATAAATCTGGAAATACTAAAAAACTATTTATAGAGAGTTATGGTTGTGCCATGAATTTTTCGGATAGTGAAATTGTAGCCTCTATTTTGTCTGAGAACGGATACAACACCACCCAAATTCTAGAAGAAGCAGATTTGGTTTTGGTAAACACCTGTTCTATACGCGATAAAGCAGAACAAACTGTACGCAAACGCTTAGAGAAATACAATGCCGTAAAACGCAGCAACCCTAAAATGAAAGTTGGCGTTTTGGGCTGTATGGCCGAAAGGTTGAAGAGTCAATTTCTGGAAGAAGAAAAAATTGTAGATCTTGTAGTTGGCCCAGATGCGTATAAAGATTTGCCTAATTTGTTAAGTGAAGTAGAAGAAGGAAGAGATGCCATCAATGTAATTTTGTCCAAAGACGAAACCTACGGAGATATCTCGCCCGTGCGCCTAATGAGCAACGGTATTACTGCCTTGGTATCTATCACTCGGGGTTGTGATAACATGTGCACGTTTTGTGTGGTGCCGTTTACCAGAGGCCGAGAACGCAGCCGGGAGCCACAAAGTATCCTGAGTGAAATTCAGGATCTTTGGAACAAAGGGTTTAAAGAAATCACTCTTTTGGGACAAAATGTGGATAGTTACTTATGGTATGGTGGTGGTCTAAAAAAAGATTTTGCCACAGCATCTGATATGCAAAAAGCAACCGCGGTAGACTTTGATCAATTGTTAGAAATGGTAGCTGTTGGTTTTCCAAAAATGCGAATTCGGTTTTCTACCTCAAACCCGCAAGACATGCACGAGAGTGTGTTGCACGTAATTGCAAAACACAACAATATTTGCAAACACATTCACCTACCTGTACAATCAGGAAGCAACAGAATTTTGAAAGAAATGAACCGTTTGCATACTCGTGAACAATACATGAACTTGATTGATAAAATACGCAGCATTATCCCAAACTGCTCCATATCTCAGGATATGATTGCTGGTTTCCCAACCGAAACGGAGCAAGACCATCAAGACACCTTGAGTTTGATGGAATACGTAAAATATAATTTTGGCTACATGTATTCTTATTCTGAGCGCCCAGGAACACTGGCAGGAAGAAAAATGGAAGACGATGTTACCGATGCCATTAAAGCAAGACGTTTACAAGAAATTGTAGACCTGCAGCAAAAACATGCTTGGGCACGTTCCGAAGAATTTATTGGTCAAACGGTAGAGGTTTTGGTCGAAAAAGTTTCTAAAAAATCTGCCGAAGAATTCTCTGGAAGAAATTCGCAAAGCATTACTGTAGTTTTTCCAAAAGAAAAGTATAAAATAGGTGACTTTGTAAAGGTAACAATCACCAGCTGTACCAGCGGAACCTTAAAAGGAAAAGCGGTAGGTTGGAGTGACATGAACTAA
- a CDS encoding co-chaperone GroES, with amino-acid sequence MALNIKPLSDRVLIEPVAAETKTASGIFIPDTAKEKPQKGTVVAVGNGSKDHTMTVKVGDTVLYGKYAGTELKLEGTDYLIMREEDILAII; translated from the coding sequence ATGGCTTTAAACATCAAACCTCTTTCAGACAGGGTTCTTATTGAACCAGTAGCTGCCGAAACTAAAACAGCTTCTGGAATTTTTATTCCAGATACCGCAAAAGAAAAACCACAAAAAGGAACCGTAGTAGCTGTAGGTAACGGGTCAAAAGACCACACCATGACTGTAAAAGTTGGAGATACCGTACTATACGGAAAATATGCAGGCACCGAATTAAAACTAGAAGGCACCGATTACTTAATCATGCGTGAAGAAGATATTCTTGCAATTATCTAA